The nucleotide window TCCCGGTCGAGGTGCTGCCGCTCGGCGACGCCGTGCGGCTGCTGCGGTCGATCGCCGGCGAGCACGCCCCCGCCGACGACGAGGTCGCGACCGAGATCGTCCGGCACTGCGGCCGGCTGCCGCTCGCGGTGCGCATCGTGGCCGCCCGGTTCCTCGCGGGCGGCTGGACGGCGGCGAAACTGCGCGACCGGCTGGCCGACGAGACCACCCGGCTCGGCGCGCTGGAGGACGGCGAGCGCAGCGTCGCGACGGCGTTCACTGTGTCGTACGAAGCCCTGACCGCCGACCAGCGGCGGCTCCTGGGCCTGCTCGCCCTGCACCCCGCGGCGGCCGCGGAAACCACCGCGGTCGAAGCGCTCGCCGGGCTCGCCGCGGGCGAAGCGGACCGCCTGGTGGACCGGCTGCACGACGCCCACCTGGTCGTCCGCGACGAGCGGGGGTACGTCGAGCTCCACGACCTGATGCGCACCTTCGCGGCGAAGCACGCGTTGCCCCAGGTGAAGCAGGAAGACCGCGAAGTGGCCGTACGCAGGCTGGTCGAGCACCTCGTCGCACTGACGGTGGCGGCCGACGAGCTCGCCGAGCCGTACCGGTTCCGCCCGTCGACCGGTTTGCCTGCCCCGGCCGCCGTGCCGTTTTCGGACGCCGAAAGCGCACTGGCATGGTTGGGCGCGCAGTGGCCGACGCTCGCCGACATCGTCGATTCCGCGGCCCGGCATGGGTTGCCCGATTGCTGCTGGCAGCTGGCGTTCGTGCTCCGCGCGTTCTTCTACCGCGAGAAGCTGTTCGAGCCGTGGATCCGCACGCACGAGCGCGCCCTGGAGGCGGCCCGGGCGGCGGGCAACCCGAGCGCGACCGGCATGATCCTCAACAACCTGGGCATGGCCCACATCGAGTCAGGCCGCCCGGACGACGCGGTCCGCTACCACCGCGAGGCCCGGGAGCAGTTCGCACTGGCCCACGACGACCGCGGCGCGACGGACGCGCAGTCGAGCTTGGCGTGGGCCCGCCTGTACCGCGGCGAGGCCGAGCCGGCACTGGCGGACTTGACGGCGGTGCTGGCCGTGTACCGCCGGACGGGCCGGACCCGCAACGTGGTGATCGCGTTGCGCGGAATAGCGCTCGCTTCGGTGGCACTGGGCCGCTTCCCCGAGGCACAGGCGGCGGCTTCGGAGGCGTCGGGGCTCGCGCAGCTGCCGGTCGACCGGGCGATGTCGGTCAACTGCGAGGCCTGGGTGCACTTCCGAGCGGGCCGCCGGGAGGAAGCAGCGCGGGATTACCGGCGGGCAGCCGACCTGGCCGACGACGCGGGAAGCGAGTACGAGCGAGCCCGCGCATTGACGGGGCTGGGCAACACGGCGGCGGAGCGCGGGGAGCGAGCGGAGGCAGAACGCTGGTGGGCGGAGGCGGACGGCTACCGGGTGACCCTGAACCCGGCGGTCCTCGGCGAGGCCGCGTATCGGAGCCGGCCGGCCTTCGCGGAGTGAGGCGGCGGCGGTGCCGGGGCGGTGTTCGCTGCGGCCGGTGGTGATCGCGGAGCGAGCGGTGAGCGACCCACCCCCGCCCGCGGCCACCGCTCGCCGGGTGAGGCTTGCTTCGCCGCCCGGTTTTGTCGGGCCCTCTCGCTAAGCTCCGCGGCATGACCTCTGGGGAGCCCGGCTTCGGCGCAATCGCGAGAGCCATGGCCGAAGCCTTGCGGGCGAACGCGGGTTCCGCGTCCGGCGCCACCCTGCAGTTGCGGCACACCGGCAGCGCCATCTCGTGTCGCGCCTGGAACAACGCCTGGGCGAACCTGTCCGTCGACCTCCTGCCGATCGCCAAGCTCCTGCGGGGCCGTCCGCCGTCGGCGCTGGAAGTGCAACTCGCCGCCGATGGGAGTTACACCTTCACCGCGCGTCCCGATATCGCCACCGTCTCGCCCGGGCGGCTCGTCTTCGACCCGGACTTCCGCTATCCCGGGCACCCGCGGCCCGGCCTGCCACGGCCCGCCGGCACCGAGCCCACCGGGGCGCCGACCGATCCCACCGTCCTCGCCGAGGTCACCCGGCTGACCAGCGAATTCGCCGAACTCTACGCCGGGATCAAGGGAGGTCCGCCGCCGTGGGCGAGTGGGCTCGGTGAGGCCGATCTCGCCGCCGCCGAGGCGCGGATCGGGGTGCGGTTGCCCGAAGACCTGCGTGCCCTCTACCTCGTCGCGGACGGCGACATGCGGGAAAGCGGCCTGCTCGGTCCGTACTGCCACGAATCCCTCGGCCGGCTCGTCCACAACTACCTGGACGGCGAACCCGGTTCCTGCGGCTGGGACGACGACCCGGACGACGACGGCGTGGTGTTCGAGACGCCGCCCTTCGGCCACGTGAAACGCCTGTCCCGCAACGACTGGTGGGTCACCTTCGGCACCGACCTCGCGGGGAACTTCCTCCTCGTCGACCTCGATCCCGCCGAGCGCGGCCGTGCCGGCCAAGTTCTCGAGTACGGCCGGGACATCTACGGTCCTCCGCGGTACGTGGCGCCGTCGATCACCGCCATGCTCACCGACGTCGTCGAGGCGCTGCGGGCCGGAAAGTACGAGAGCCGGTACGGCGCGACCGTGGCCGCGGAAACCGGGCTCCGCGAAGAGCCGCGGTCGTTCGACGAGGGGATCTCGGACGCGGCCGACCTGCCGGCGACGGTGGCGGGGCTCGCCGGACCCGAGCTGGTCCAGCAGGTCTACCTCAACGACCTCGGCGACGTCGACCTGGCGGTGTTCGAACCCTTGACGTCACTGCGCTCGCTGTCCGTCAACCGGGCCGGCGCGGTGACCCCGGCCATCCGCGGGCTCGAAGCGCTGGAGTCGGTGCAGATCCACGCGAGCCGGGTTGAACTCGCCGCGCTCGCCGGGCACCCGGTGCTGTGGGACCTCCAGCTGGCCGACAGCCCGGCTCCGCTCGACCTCACGGTGCTGCGCACGCTGCCGAACCTGACCCGGCTGAGCCTCGAAGGGTCGGCGGTGCCGGACTGGGGACCGGTCTGCGCGCTGCCCGCCCTGCGGGTGCTGAAACTGGACATGGCCCAGGTGCGCGCCCTGCTCGGTTCGGGCCACCCGCTGCCCCGGCTCGCCGCGTTGTTCGTCTCCGGCAGAACGACGCTGCCGGAGATGAACGCCCTGCGCCTGGCCTTCGGCGAGCACGATGCCGCCGGGACGGTGACCGAGCTTTCCGGCGCTCTGACCTGACCGGTGTTTCCCGTGGACAAGCCGTTTCCGGCAACGGGAAACGGCTGTCGCTCCCCGCTCCCGGCGCGCACCATCGAAGCAGACCGAATTTCGCGGACACACCGCGAAATCCATCGAACCCCGGTCGCCGGGGAAATCGCGAGGAGCCTGCCATGGTGGTCGTCTGTTCCGTTTCCGCCCTCGTCCGCGCGGCGCTGTTCATCGTCATGCTCGCGCTGGTCGCCGGGCTCGCTCTCGCGGGGCCGTCCGCGAGAGCGACCACGCCCGCCCAGGACCCGGCGGTCGCCACCGCCACCGCCGAACCCGTCACGCACTGAACGCGGTCGATCAGCCACGAGCGACGGCAATCAGTCCTCAAGCACCTCCCGCAGCTTCTTGGCGAACGCCTCCGGCTGGCCGGCGTAGCCGAACTCGCCGCCCAGGAAGCCGCCGTGGTGACTCGGGAAGACCGTTGCCTCCTGGCCGAGCCGCTTCGCCGTGCCCAGCGCCGTCCGCCCGGTGAACACCTCCCCTGTCTCCTCACCCACCGCGACGACGAT belongs to Amycolatopsis tolypomycina and includes:
- a CDS encoding helix-turn-helix domain-containing protein is translated as MPDFGAELKRRRMSAGMSLTGLAASVHFTKGYLSKVENGKARVNRDLAKACDQALGAGGELLALVSDAVSPGRRSAGGIVGLPDGGRYFVGRETELEALSARLLDPDHAPVGVVHGMAGAGKTALAVAAARRVAGTFPDGCLFFDLRGHTPGAVELSAGEALHRLLRLLDVSADQLPADEDGLANLVRDQLRRRRLILVLDNVRSAEQIRAIVDGETSSRILVTSRGRLPALDDAWHFPVEVLPLGDAVRLLRSIAGEHAPADDEVATEIVRHCGRLPLAVRIVAARFLAGGWTAAKLRDRLADETTRLGALEDGERSVATAFTVSYEALTADQRRLLGLLALHPAAAAETTAVEALAGLAAGEADRLVDRLHDAHLVVRDERGYVELHDLMRTFAAKHALPQVKQEDREVAVRRLVEHLVALTVAADELAEPYRFRPSTGLPAPAAVPFSDAESALAWLGAQWPTLADIVDSAARHGLPDCCWQLAFVLRAFFYREKLFEPWIRTHERALEAARAAGNPSATGMILNNLGMAHIESGRPDDAVRYHREAREQFALAHDDRGATDAQSSLAWARLYRGEAEPALADLTAVLAVYRRTGRTRNVVIALRGIALASVALGRFPEAQAAASEASGLAQLPVDRAMSVNCEAWVHFRAGRREEAARDYRRAADLADDAGSEYERARALTGLGNTAAERGERAEAERWWAEADGYRVTLNPAVLGEAAYRSRPAFAE
- a CDS encoding SMI1/KNR4 family protein; the encoded protein is MTSGEPGFGAIARAMAEALRANAGSASGATLQLRHTGSAISCRAWNNAWANLSVDLLPIAKLLRGRPPSALEVQLAADGSYTFTARPDIATVSPGRLVFDPDFRYPGHPRPGLPRPAGTEPTGAPTDPTVLAEVTRLTSEFAELYAGIKGGPPPWASGLGEADLAAAEARIGVRLPEDLRALYLVADGDMRESGLLGPYCHESLGRLVHNYLDGEPGSCGWDDDPDDDGVVFETPPFGHVKRLSRNDWWVTFGTDLAGNFLLVDLDPAERGRAGQVLEYGRDIYGPPRYVAPSITAMLTDVVEALRAGKYESRYGATVAAETGLREEPRSFDEGISDAADLPATVAGLAGPELVQQVYLNDLGDVDLAVFEPLTSLRSLSVNRAGAVTPAIRGLEALESVQIHASRVELAALAGHPVLWDLQLADSPAPLDLTVLRTLPNLTRLSLEGSAVPDWGPVCALPALRVLKLDMAQVRALLGSGHPLPRLAALFVSGRTTLPEMNALRLAFGEHDAAGTVTELSGALT